The stretch of DNA CAAATGCTGATGCAGTTATAGTTTAATCCATTGATCGTGTGGTGGACAACACGTCGGATGTTTTTGGCGATAAAAGATCTTTGCTGTAAAATGTGCTCTTGTTCTTTACTCTCCTGTACCCCTGCTATTAAAATCtaaataaaatacatgtttatCTTGTGCTATTTATCTCTCCTctacatctgtctgtctgattttCTCACACTGCCTGCCCTTGTGTGGCAGAGATGTACAGTAAATGACAAGAAGCAAGCCATGAGCCTTTAAGGAGTAATAGCGAATCTGCCGATGAGGCATTGTGCTTCTTATTTTGTAGCTGCCAATAACGTCACCGGAGTAACACGTTTTAAATGGCTGCGACCATAAAACTATGCACACGATGTATTGGAGATGCATCCAAGTATTATTTTAAACTACCTACACCTACACGGAGGTAAGCAATAATAAGGTCAGTCTAATGTAATTCCGAAATGAAAGAGCGTAGGGTCAACAGCTTTACTGAATCGTGCCCGTAGGTTCACAAATTGACTGAAATGTAATTAATGAAAGTCAAGTTCATTTGGAGTTGTTCATGCATTCTCAATGAGTCGGATCACACGAACAGTTGTCGACCTACTGCCATAACATTCCTAGCCTGAGATTGATCTACATTTAGTAGTGGTGGTGTGACACATTTCCGCCTTTTTGCTTATAAAAAATACACATATCACATTCAGAACTACCCCAAGTTCCGTGTAGCCGTCATTAACTGCAGATTCATTCATTGTCTCAGTGAACTCATCTCCTAAAaactcctccttctttctccctcggTCCCACGGTGCCCGAAGGTTCACCCTAGCATGTGATAGCCATTTATCCCGGACACGGTTCatcagcagacagacacactattCTCCACGCTCCCACAGTCCGGTCTTGTTATTCTCAACCACAGGTAATCACTCGGAATATTTATGAACAagcatgtaggctacattgatTAAATGAATGTTTTCTGTAGCCTAAGGTGGTTTTCTTCTAAAATATCTAAGCAAAGCAAGCAGCAGAGTCTagtttttgatttgtacatTCCTACGTACTTCAATACAAATTTCCGTCAATATGCTGCTTTATATGACAATAGAACCGTTTTAAACCTTATCCTGTAAGGCTAGGTCAACAAGTCAGCACTGGGACAGAGATGAATAATGTTGTTGATATTGGTGTTCTTTAGTACAGTGCTTTTATTTCATGGTAAATTTCCAGCGGGTCCACAGCTTTTACATTGCTTAGCAGCCACACAATAAATACATAACCCACGTACAGGGAGGCAAAGGTCAAGTGATAAGACTGGTACGTAGTAGATCAACAGTAAGCTCCTGTGTAAGACAAAAGTTCATATCGAAAGTAAACATGAACTGTAACTCTCTCACCCATGTGTGCACGTTTCTctggttctctccctccctccatccctccctgtgtgtatgcacatgcactgtctctctctctgtgtgcgtgtgacccCCAGGGTCCAACATGTCTCAGAAGAAGCTCCTGGTGGATGTGGACAGTGGTGTGGATGATGCCCAGGCCATCATGCtggccctggcccagccccacGTCCAGCTGCTGGGCATCACCTGTGTCCACGGCAACACCAGCGTGGAGAATGTGTGTCGGAACACGCTGAGGGTTCTCCAGGCTTGCAACAGACTAGAGGCACAGAACATTCTATTCTATTCCATCGCATTCAAATGTGTTTCATTGTATTCCGTTTTATTCGGCTTCATTGTATTTAGTCCTGTTTTGTTCTACAACACGTTTTAGATCTGTGTGCAGGTTTTTGTGTCTGAccgacaccaacacacagactaGGAGTCCAATAATGAGCGTGTGTTTGGAGCTGCAGGCAGATGGCCTAGCAGGTAGTCAGACATGTAAACAAACAGGCAAgcagataaacagagagaaagagacaaattgtCCTTGTTGTGAAGTTGTTACGTTAGCACTCTATCCGTGTTCCGGATGGTAGATCCTGATCTAGTGTGTCCGTGTTCCGGATGGTAGATCCTGAACTAGTGTGTCCGTGTTCCGGATGGTAGATCCTGATCTAGTGTGTCCGTGTTCCGGATGGTAGATCCTGATCTAGTGTGTCCGTGTTCCGGATGGTAGATCCTGATCTAGTGTGTCCGTGTTCCGGATGGTAGATCCTGAACTAGTGTGTCCGTGTTCCGGATGGTAGATCCTGATCTAGTGTGTCCGTGTTCCGGATGGTAGATCCTGATCTAGTGTGTCCGTGTTCCGGATGGTAGATCCTGAACTAGTGTGTCCGTGTTCCGGATGGTAGATCCTGATCTAGTGTGTCCGTGTTCCGGATGATAGATCCTGATCTAGTGTGTCCGTGTTCCGGATGGTAGATCCTGATCTAGTGTGTCCGTGTTCCGGATGGTAGATCCTGATCTAGTGTGTCCGTGTTCCGGATGGTAGATCCTGAACTAGTGTGTCCGTGTTCCGGATGGTAGATCCTGATCTAGTGTGTCCGTGTTCCGGATGGTAGATCCTGATCTAGTGTGTCCGTGTTCCGAATGGTAGATCCTGATCTAGTGTGTCCGTGTTCCGGATGGTAGATCCTGATCTAGTGTGTCCGTGTTCCGGATGGTAGATCCTGATCTAGTGTGTCCGTGTTCCGGATGGTAGATCCTGATCTAGTGTGTCCGTGTTCCGGATGGTAGATCCTGATCTAGTGTGTCCGTGTTCCGGATGGTAGATCCTGAACTAGTGTGTCCGTGTTCCGGATGGTAGATCCTGATCTAGTGTGTCCGTGTTCCGGATGGTAGATCCTGATCTAGTGTGTCCGTGTTCCGGATGGTAGATCCTGAACTAGTGTGTCCGTGTTCCGGATGGTAGATCCTGATCTAGTGTGTCCGTGTTCCGGATGGTAGATCCTGATCTAGTGTGTCCGTGTTCCGGATGGTAGATCCCGGTGTTCCGAGGAGCGGCCAGGTCCATCCTGGGGATCCACGTCCACGGAGGAGACTTCCACGGCAAGGACGGGCTGGGAGACGCCCCAGACCACCACGCCCCGGGGCTGGAGATGGTCCAGAAGGAGGGGGCGGTGTCCGCCATGATACGCATCATCAACGAGAACCCTGGAGAGGTGAGTGGAAGACCGAGAGAGAtcggagagagaggcggagacgTTTAAGTCTcgtcttaaaacatatttttattcTTTGGCTTTCGAGTCAGTTTAGGGTCACTCGTGCTTACTGTAATTGTGATGTTTGTCTGTTGTTCTTATTTATAGTTGTTTTGCCCTATTTGATGAttctgtacagcactttggtcggcattggctgtttttaaatgtgctttataaataaaaatgacttgACGTTAGGCTCAGATAGTGAAtgtacacacagtgtgtgtcctCCTATCTTCCTCTGCCCATCTTTCCCTCAGATCTCTCTGGTTGCCACGGCACCCCTCACTAACTTAGCCATGGCGGTGAGGCTGGACCCTTCCATTCCCAGCAAGCTGAAAGGCCTCTACATCATGGGGGGCAACACCGACTGTGAGCTCACCCACACCTGTGCCCTGGGAGACCTTATCGTGCAGTAGTAGGATTCACCACTAGGTGGTGGTGTGTATCTGGGTTGGTGTAGGTCTGGCTGGCTAAACAGGTCAGAAGTGGCTGGTTTGGCCTAGCTATGATCTGCATGTTATTTTTGAGTTGAGGGTGAAGGTTATTGTCTCCTGTAGCTTAAGCCCTTACTAGACTCTCCACTGGGGTCCTTGTTGGGTCTTCTAaattacaaacacacagcacctAGCAAACCCATTAGGATTACGGATGAAAAATTGACAGGTGAAGTGTCAGGAGGGAATTACACGTCTCATCCGTTTTCCCGCAGCTCGAGGAAACACAACGGTGTGCGGAGAGTTCAACTTTGTGGCCGACCCGGAAGCAGCTTACATCGTCCTCAATGACTTCCTGTGTCCAACCTACCTGGCCTGCTGGGAGTTCACCTGCTACAGCAAGCTGCCGTGGGTGAGCCTCAGACGCCAACTCCAAACATGCTCAGGTCTACACCACCTAGAAGGGTTTTAATGCCCTGGGATAAATAGCTACCCCAAAGCTGACCACAAAGTCTCTACACAAATATCGACAGGTTAGTTTTCGGCATGGACTAAACTGAGATAGCACGCTGTCGTATGTCAGCTGGTAACACTTTATTATGGAGCCCCATAATAAATCTAACCTTTTAAAGTCACTGCACATTAACAAGTGCACATAGACACTTAATTATTTGCTGTATTCCGTGACAGACATGAATAGGCTTGTTGGTTGATAGATGTAATTCTTGTTGCGGTCCTGTCTGGTAGGAGTTCTGTGACGCCTGGCTTGCCCAGGACACTAAGAAGGCCCGCTTCATGGCTCAGATCTTCCGCCATAGCATG from Hypomesus transpacificus isolate Combined female chromosome 23, fHypTra1, whole genome shotgun sequence encodes:
- the si:dkey-4e7.3 gene encoding inosine-uridine preferring nucleoside hydrolase isoform X2 — translated: MSQKKLLVDVDSGVDDAQAIMLALAQPHVQLLGITCVHGNTSVENVCRNTLRVLQACNRLEIPVFRGAARSILGIHVHGGDFHGKDGLGDAPDHHAPGLEMVQKEGAVSAMIRIINENPGEISLVATAPLTNLAMAVRLDPSIPSKLKGLYIMGGNTDSRGNTTVCGEFNFVADPEAAYIVLNDFLCPTYLACWEFTCYSKLPWEFCDAWLAQDTKKARFMAQIFRHSMDQSLSERSQKEMVDGSGFVSCDSYAMAAAVDDAFVTACDQVVVSVELAGTHTRGMMVLDTLGLLEKTHKAFIMKKVDLEKFKKMMMDALK
- the si:dkey-4e7.3 gene encoding inosine-uridine preferring nucleoside hydrolase isoform X1; the protein is MAATIKLCTRCIGDASKYYFKLPTPTRRFTLACDSHLSRTRFISRQTHYSPRSHSPVLLFSTTGSNMSQKKLLVDVDSGVDDAQAIMLALAQPHVQLLGITCVHGNTSVENVCRNTLRVLQACNRLEIPVFRGAARSILGIHVHGGDFHGKDGLGDAPDHHAPGLEMVQKEGAVSAMIRIINENPGEISLVATAPLTNLAMAVRLDPSIPSKLKGLYIMGGNTDSRGNTTVCGEFNFVADPEAAYIVLNDFLCPTYLACWEFTCYSKLPWEFCDAWLAQDTKKARFMAQIFRHSMDQSLSERSQKEMVDGSGFVSCDSYAMAAAVDDAFVTACDQVVVSVELAGTHTRGMMVLDTLGLLEKTHKAFIMKKVDLEKFKKMMMDALK